A DNA window from Nycticebus coucang isolate mNycCou1 chromosome 1, mNycCou1.pri, whole genome shotgun sequence contains the following coding sequences:
- the FGA gene encoding fibrinogen alpha chain: MISLRIVCLVLSVLGTVWTTDTDTDEGDFLAKGADVRGPRLVEKHQSACKDSDWPFCSDDDWNNKCPSGCRMKGLVDEVNQDFTSRINKLRNALFDYQKNNKDSNSLTRNIMEILRGDFAKANNYDNAYNQVSEDLRSRIEVLKRKVIEKVQHIKLLQNNVRSQLVEMKRLEVDIDIKIRSCKGSCSRALVHQVDLKDYEDQQKQLEQVIAQDLLPSRDRQHLPLIKMDPVSDFVPADYKSQLETAPPEWRALTEVQQLRMVLERPDGGENDRGDSVPHGTGSERERPRKPSSAGNWNPESSGPENTGNWKPGSSTSGGTGPWSSGSSTSSSTGQWSSGSSTSGGTGQWNHGSSTSGGFRPDSSGYGSSRPTNPDWGTFEEVSGSVSPGTKKEYHTGKLVTSKGEREFLTGNEKVTSGSTATMRRSCSKTVTKTVIGPDGNKKVTKEVVTSEDGSDCGEATEFAGLGSLDDFRLRHSDEAAFFGTSSTGKTFPSLLSPMFKEFNSKTQSMDSVPDTLTDSEGTSSRHFGMSEFPSSSKTSSHSKLVTTSTVYNKGGSTFETKSYKMADEAGSEAGLEDLRGAQGTKRGHSRARPSRDCDDVLQTHPSGAQSGIFNIKLPGSSKIFSVYCDQETSLGGWLLIQQRMDGSLNFNRTWQDYKRGFGSLNDKGEGEFWLGNDYLHLLTQRGSVLRVELEDWAGKGAYAEYHFRVGSEADGYALQVSSYEGTAGDALIEGSVEEGTEYTAHNNMKFSTFDKDADQWEENCAEVYGGGWWYNNCQAANLNGIYYPGGSYDPRNNSPYEIENGVVWVPFRGADYSLRSVRMKIRPLVIQ, translated from the exons ATGATTTCCCTGAGGATCGTCTGCCTGGTCCTGAGTGTGCTGGGCACAGTATGG ACTACGGATACGGATACCGATGAAGGCGATTTTTTAGCTAAAGGAGCAGATGTGCGAGGCCCAAGACTTGTGGAAAAACATCAGTCTGCCTGCAAAGATTCAGACTGGCCCTTCTGCTCTGATGACGACTGG AATAACAAATGCCCTTCTGGCTGCAGGATGAAAGGGTTGGTTGATGAAGTCAATCAAGATTTTACAAGCAGAATAAATAAGCTCAGAAATGCACTATTTGATTATCAGAAGAACAATAAGGATTCTAATTCATTAACCAGAAATATAATGGAAATTTTGAGAGGGGACTTCGCCAAAGCCAATA acTATGATAATGCATATAACCAAGTGTCTGAAGACCTGAGAAGCAGAATTGAGGTGCTAAAGCGCAAAGTGATAGAAAAAGTACAACATATCAAACTTCTGCAGAATAATGTCAGGTCTCAACTGGTAGAAATGAAACGACTGGAG GTGGACATTGACATTAAGATCCGATCTTGCAAAGGGTCATGCAGTAGAGCGTTAGTTCATCAGGTAGATCTAAAGGACTATGAAGACCAACAGAAGCAACTTGAACAGGTCATTGCCCAAGACTTACTTCCCTCGAGAGACAGGCAACACTTACCACTGATAAAAATGGACCCAGTGTCAGACTTCGTTCCTGCAGATTACAAGAGCCAGCTTGAGACAGCCCCTCCAGAGTGGAGGGCCTTGACAGAAGTGCAGCAGCTGAGAATGGTGCTAGAGAGGCCTGATGGAGGCGAGAATGACCGGGGAGATTCTGTGCCTCATGGCACAGGATCAGAGAGAGAAAGGCCCAGGAAACCTAGTAGTGCTGGAAATTGGAACCCTGAAAGCTCTGGGCCTGAGAATACTGGGAACTGGAAACCTGGTAGCTCCACATCTGGTGGCACTGGACCCTGGAGCTCTGGGAGCTCTACATCTAGTAGCACTGGACAGTGGAGCTCTGGGAGCTCCACATCTGGTGGTACTGGACAGTGGAACCATGGAagctccacatccggaggttttaGGCCAGATAGCTCAGGCTATGGGAGCTCCAGGCCCACAAACCCAGACTGGGGCACATTTGAAGAGGTGTCAGGAAGTGTAAGTCCAGGGACAAAGAAAGAGTACCACACAGGTAAACTGGTCACTtctaaaggagagagagagttcCTGACTGGGAATGAGAAGGTCACCTCTGGTAGCACAGCCACTATGCGTCGCTCATGCTCTAAAACTGTTACTAAGACTGTTATAGGTCCTGATGGAAACAAAAAAGTGACCAAAGAAGTGGTGACCTCCGAAGATGGTTCTGACTGTGGTGAAGCCACAGAGTTTGCTGGCCTGGGTAGCCTGGATGATTTCCGCCTAAGGCACTCTGACGAAGCTGCTTTCTTTGGTACTTCCTCAACTGGAAAAACATTCCCAAGTTTACTCTCACCTATGTTCAAAGAGTTTAACAGTAAGACCCAGTCAATGGATTCAGTACCTGACACCTTGACAGACTCAGAGGGCACCAGCTCTCGTCACTTTGGTATGTCTGAGTTTCCTTCCAGTAGTAAAACTTCAAGTCACAGCAAGCTTGTAACCACTAGCACCGTCTACAACAAAGGAGGCTCCACGTTTGAAACCAAGAGCTATAAAATGGCAGATGAGGCCGGGAGTGAAGCTGGCCTGGAAGACCTCAGAGGAGCTCAGGGCACCAAGCGAGGCCACTCGAGAGCTCGCCCATCCAGAG actgTGATGATGTCCTCCAAACACATCCTTCAGGTGCCCAAAGTGGCATTTTCAATATCAAGCTACCGGGATCAAGTaagattttttctgtttattgcgATCAAGAGACCAGTTTGGGAGGATGGCTTTTGATCCAGCAAAGAATGGATGGATCACTGAATTTTAACCGGACCTGGCAAGACTACAAGAGAGGTTTCGGCAGCCTGAATGACAAGGGGGAAGGAGAGTTCTGGCTAGGCAATGATTACCTCCACTTACTAACCCAGAGGGGCTCTGTTCTTAGGGTTGAATTAGAGGACTGGGCAGGGAAAGGGGCTTATGCAGAATATCATTTCCGGGTGGGCTCTGAGGCTGATGGCTATGCCCTGCAGGTGTCCTCCTATGAGGGCACAGCGGGGGATGCTCTGATTGAGGGCTCTGTAGAGGAGGGAACAGAgtacacggctcacaacaacatGAAGTTCAGCACCTTTGACAAGGATGCAGACCAATGGGAAGAGAACTGTGCAGAGGTCTATGGAGGAGGCTGGTGGTATAACAACTGCCAAGCTGCCAATCTCAATGGCATCTACTACCCTGGGGGGTCCTATGACCCCAGGAACAACAGTCCTTATGAGATTGAGAATGGAGTGGTCTGGGTCCCCTTTAGAGGAGCAGATTATTCCCTCCGGTCTGTTCGCATGAAAATCAGGCCCCTGGTGATCCAGTAG